The Solirubrobacter pauli genomic sequence GTACGGCATCTCGAGGTGCGGCAGCTCGGCGGTGTCGAGCACCTCCCCTTCCACGACCAGCAGCCGGAAGCGCTCACCGCCGAGGGAGACGAGCGTCGCGAGCGTCGCCGGGCCGGGCGCGTACTGGAAGAGGAACGTCGGCGGGTCGCCAAGCCCGCCGATGCCGAGCGGCCGCTTGATCAGCCGCACGGGCCGATCCGGGCGCGCGAGGCGCCAGTTGCCTTCGCCCATGTGGCTCATCAGGATCGAGTCGGTGGCGAAGTCCATGGCGTACATCTCGGTGAACTGGGTCTCGCCCAGCAGCGTCCGCGCGGCGCACATCAGCGCCGCCGTGAGCGCGTCGCCCTCGGCGCCGTAGCCGTAGCCCGTCGCCATCAGGCTCGACGCGGCCGCGAGCGGGAGCCGGCCGAAGCGGCCGTCCTCGGCGATCGCGCCGAAGTGCGCCGAGTACGCGCCGTAGCCACCCTCGCGCAGCACGCGCTCGAGGCCGAGCTGCATCCGCGCGTGCTCCTCGCGTTCGGCCGGCAGCAGGCGCGGGTCCACCTCGAACTGCGCGTCCTCGGCCGCGAGCAGCGCCGCCACCTCGTCTGCCTCGACGGCCCCCGCGGCGCGGTGCAGCGCGCCCGGGGCGAGCGCGTCGACCTGCGGCCCGAGCGAGCGCAGCAGCGCGTGCTCGTCCACGCGGATGTCACCCATGCCGTTCATCGCGTAGCCGATGACCGCGATCCGCAGCTCGCGCCAGCGGGAGACCGCCGCCGCCGCGCGCGCCCACGCGCCGATCGCCGCGCGGAAGGCGTCGCTCCGCCAGTCGTCGGTGACGACCGTGAACGGCCGACCGGCCCGCACCATCGCGTTGGCCGTGTCCTGCGCGCCGTGGATGCCCTGGTTGTAGGTGAGGTCGCCCATGTCCCAGGCGGACGTGACGTCCGGCACCGGCTGGATGTTCGCGAGGCACACCGGCAGCGGCGTGCGCGCGAGCGCCCGCGCGACGCGCATCGCCGGCCCGTAGGTGAGCATCACCACCAGCAGGCCGTCGACGCCGCGCTGCTCGAGCTCGCGCACGCGCGCCTCGATCCCGTCGCGGTCCTTGACGGGTGCGCCGGCGTCGACGTCCGCCACGTCCGCCAGGGCCGCGGCGACGTCCTCGCCGAACGCGCCCTGGCGCGCCGTGATGCCGGGCAGCATCACGTCGTAGAGGTCCTGCATCACCCCGAGCATCCCGACGCGGGGCGGCGTGGCCTCGGGCGGGGCGAGCACGGGAGCGTGGGTTTCAGTGCTGGCCATAGACGTTCTGGTAGCGGTGGTAGAGGGCGTCGACGCTCTCGGCGTCGAGCGGCACGAGTGGACCGAGCGAGCGCGCCGCGTGCACGACCCGCGCGGCGTCCTCGCACATCACGGCGGCCTTGACGGCGTCCCGCGGCCCGCGGCCGACGGTGAACACGCCGTGGGCGCGCATCAGCACCGCGCACGAGCGGTGGTGCGCGAGCGTCTCGACGACCCCGCGGCCGATCGCGTCGTCGCCGATCAGCGCGAACGGGCCGACCGGGATCTCGCCACCGAACTCGTCGGCCATCGCCGTCATCACGCACGGGATCGGCTCGCCGTGGATCGCCCACGCGGTGGCGTACGGGCTGTGCGTGTGCGCGATCCCGCCGACGTCCGGCAGCTCGCGGTAGATGTGCCCGTGCGTGGCCGCGTCGCTCGACGGCGCGAGCGCGTCCTCGACGGGCACGCCGTCGAAGTCGCACAGCACCATCCGCTCGGGCCGCAGGTCGTCGTAGGCGATCCCGCTGGGCTTGATCACCAGCAGCTCGTCGCTGCCCGGGACGCGCGCGGAGACGTTGCCGCTCGTCCAGGCGACCAGCCCGTTGCGCGGCAGCTCGGCGTGCAACGCGCACAGCTCGCGGCGCAGGTCGTCAACCATGGGCCAGCTCCCGTGGGCGCACCTCCCGCAGCCGGTGCATGACGTCGTCGCCGCCCCGGCCGAAGTGGTCGTGCAGGCGGACGTAGCGCGCGTACAGCGCGTCGTAGGCGCCGGCGCGTGCCTCGTCCGGCACGTACGCGTCGCGCACGAGCGAGCCCATCGCAGCCGACGCCGCACGGATGTCGGGATGCAGGCCGGCGGCGACCGCGGCGTGCATCGCCGCGCCGAGCGCCGGGCCCTGCTCGGAGCCGATCACGTGGATCGGCATCCGCGTCACGTCGGCGTACACCTGCATCACGAACGGGTTCTGGATCAACCCGCCCGCGGCCATCAGCTCGCCCGCCGGCAGCCCGGCCGCGGTGAACGCGTCGAGGATCACGCGCGTGCCGAACGCGGTCGCCTCCACCAGCGCGCGATAGAGGTCCTCCGGGCGGGTGGCGAGCGTGAGCCCGACGAACACGCCGCTGAGCTCGTGGTCGACGAGCACGGAGCGGTTGCCGTTCAGCCAGTCGAGCGCGAGCAGGCCGTGCGCGCCGACCTCCTGCGCGCTCGCCAACCGCGACAGGCGCTCGTGGTCGCCGCCGACCAGGTCCACGAGCCACGCGAAGCAGTCGCCGACGCCGGTCTGGCCCGCCTCGTAGCCGTACAGGCCGCCGACGATGCCGTCGCGCACGACGCCGCACATGCCCGGCACCTCGGCCAGGCGGTCCGCGCTCATCACGTGGCAGGTGGACGTGCCCATGATCATCAGCAGCTGCCCGGGGTCGATGGCCTGGGCCGCGGGTGCGGTGACGTGGGCGTCGACGTTGCCCACCGCCACCGCGATCCCGGGTCGCAGGCCCGTCCATGCCGCCGCTTCGGGGGAGAGGGTGCCGGAGGGTGCACCGAGCGGCAGGAGTGGGCCGTCGAGCTTGGACAGCAGGTCGGCGAAGCGGTCGTCGAGCGCACGCAGGAAGTCCGCGCTCGGGTACGTGCCGTCCTGGTGGATCGCCTTGTACCCGGCGAGCGCGGCGTTGCGCGTCTCGCGCCCGCAGAGCCGCCAGGTGATCCAGTCGGCCGCTTCGATCCAGCGGTCGGTGCGCGTGTACAGCTCCGGGTCGGACTCGAGCAGGTGCAGTGCCTTGGCCACCGCCCATTCGGACGAGATCCGACCGCCGTAGCGGGCGAGCCACGGCTCGCCGCGCTCGCGGGCGAGCGCGTTGATGCG encodes the following:
- a CDS encoding L-ribulose-5-phosphate 4-epimerase; translated protein: MVDDLRRELCALHAELPRNGLVAWTSGNVSARVPGSDELLVIKPSGIAYDDLRPERMVLCDFDGVPVEDALAPSSDAATHGHIYRELPDVGGIAHTHSPYATAWAIHGEPIPCVMTAMADEFGGEIPVGPFALIGDDAIGRGVVETLAHHRSCAVLMRAHGVFTVGRGPRDAVKAAVMCEDAARVVHAARSLGPLVPLDAESVDALYHRYQNVYGQH
- a CDS encoding ribulokinase, with amino-acid sequence MTCVVGVDFGTLSARALVVDARDGAELGTAVFEYPHGVMTPEPQWALQDPADYVAALQHAVPEAVAAAGVDPGQIAGVATAFTASSPLPTRADGAPLGPVRLWKHHAAQPQADRINALARERGEPWLARYGGRISSEWAVAKALHLLESDPELYTRTDRWIEAADWITWRLCGRETRNAALAGYKAIHQDGTYPSADFLRALDDRFADLLSKLDGPLLPLGAPSGTLSPEAAAWTGLRPGIAVAVGNVDAHVTAPAAQAIDPGQLLMIMGTSTCHVMSADRLAEVPGMCGVVRDGIVGGLYGYEAGQTGVGDCFAWLVDLVGGDHERLSRLASAQEVGAHGLLALDWLNGNRSVLVDHELSGVFVGLTLATRPEDLYRALVEATAFGTRVILDAFTAAGLPAGELMAAGGLIQNPFVMQVYADVTRMPIHVIGSEQGPALGAAMHAAVAAGLHPDIRAASAAMGSLVRDAYVPDEARAGAYDALYARYVRLHDHFGRGGDDVMHRLREVRPRELAHG
- a CDS encoding L-arabinose isomerase family protein, translated to MASTETHAPVLAPPEATPPRVGMLGVMQDLYDVMLPGITARQGAFGEDVAAALADVADVDAGAPVKDRDGIEARVRELEQRGVDGLLVVMLTYGPAMRVARALARTPLPVCLANIQPVPDVTSAWDMGDLTYNQGIHGAQDTANAMVRAGRPFTVVTDDWRSDAFRAAIGAWARAAAAVSRWRELRIAVIGYAMNGMGDIRVDEHALLRSLGPQVDALAPGALHRAAGAVEADEVAALLAAEDAQFEVDPRLLPAEREEHARMQLGLERVLREGGYGAYSAHFGAIAEDGRFGRLPLAAASSLMATGYGYGAEGDALTAALMCAARTLLGETQFTEMYAMDFATDSILMSHMGEGNWRLARPDRPVRLIKRPLGIGGLGDPPTFLFQYAPGPATLATLVSLGGERFRLLVVEGEVLDTAELPHLEMPYGHFRPDSGVRDCMDAWLRLGGPHHQVLNPGRQAHAWQLFSELAGLELAVI